Proteins from one Streptomyces sp. NBC_00289 genomic window:
- a CDS encoding YlxR family protein: MSGRTHARACPERTCVGCRERAVKNDLLRIVAIKNACVPDPRGTLPGRGAYVHPALVCLDQAVRRRAFPRALRAPGALDTKVLRRYVEQTESC, translated from the coding sequence GTGTCTGGCCGGACGCACGCCCGTGCATGCCCTGAACGCACCTGTGTGGGGTGTCGGGAGCGAGCGGTCAAGAACGATCTGCTGCGCATCGTGGCGATCAAGAACGCATGCGTTCCTGATCCACGCGGTACGCTGCCCGGCCGGGGTGCGTATGTACACCCCGCCCTGGTCTGTCTCGACCAGGCGGTACGCCGCCGGGCGTTTCCACGGGCGTTGCGCGCCCCGGGAGCGCTCGACACAAAGGTGTTGCGCCGGTACGTCGAGCAGACAGAAAGTTGCTGA
- the nusA gene encoding transcription termination factor NusA, whose product MDIDMSALRGLVREKEISFDLLVEAIEAALLIAYHRTEGSRRHARVELSRETGHVTVWAKEDPQDLEEGQEAREFDDTPSDFGRIAATTAKQVILQRLRDAEDDATLGEYAGREGDIVTGVVQQGRDPKNVLVDIGKLEAILPVQEQVPGETYAHGLRLRSYVVRVAKGVRGPSVTLSRTHPNLVKKLFALEVPEIADGSVEIAAIAREAGHRTKIAVRSTRSGLNAKGACIGPMGGRVRNVMGELNGEKIDIVDWSDDPAEMVANALSPARVSKVEVVDLGARSARVTVPDYQLSLAIGKEGQNARLAARLTGWRIDIRPDTEQPEE is encoded by the coding sequence GTGGACATCGACATGAGTGCCCTGCGGGGCTTGGTGCGGGAGAAGGAGATCTCCTTCGACCTGCTGGTCGAGGCGATCGAGGCGGCCCTCCTCATCGCCTACCACCGCACCGAGGGAAGCCGCCGTCACGCGCGCGTGGAGCTCAGCCGGGAGACCGGCCATGTGACCGTGTGGGCGAAGGAGGACCCCCAGGACCTCGAGGAGGGCCAGGAGGCCCGGGAGTTCGACGACACCCCGTCCGACTTCGGCCGTATCGCCGCCACCACCGCCAAGCAGGTCATCCTGCAGCGGCTGCGCGACGCCGAGGACGACGCGACGCTCGGCGAGTACGCCGGCCGCGAGGGCGACATCGTCACCGGTGTGGTCCAGCAGGGGCGCGACCCGAAGAACGTGCTCGTGGACATCGGCAAGCTCGAGGCCATCCTGCCCGTGCAGGAGCAGGTGCCGGGCGAGACGTACGCGCACGGCCTGCGCCTCCGGTCGTACGTCGTCCGGGTGGCGAAGGGGGTCCGCGGTCCGTCCGTGACCCTCTCGCGCACGCACCCCAACCTGGTGAAGAAGCTCTTCGCCCTGGAGGTGCCGGAGATCGCCGACGGCTCGGTGGAGATCGCCGCCATCGCGCGTGAGGCCGGTCACCGCACGAAGATCGCCGTCAGGTCCACCCGTTCGGGTCTGAACGCCAAGGGTGCCTGCATCGGCCCCATGGGCGGCCGGGTGCGCAACGTCATGGGCGAGCTGAACGGCGAGAAGATCGACATCGTCGACTGGTCGGACGACCCGGCCGAGATGGTGGCGAACGCGCTGTCCCCGGCCCGGGTCTCCAAGGTGGAGGTCGTCGACCTCGGGGCCCGCTCCGCGCGCGTGACGGTGCCGGACTACCAGCTGTCGCTGGCGATCGGCAAGGAAGGGCAGAACGCCCGGCTGGCGGCCCGGCTGACCGGCTGGCGGATCGACATCCGTCCGGACACCGAACAGCCTGAGGAATAG
- the rimP gene encoding ribosome maturation factor RimP, with amino-acid sequence MSTTQSERLRELLEPLVSSQGLDLEEIAVDSVGRKRVLRVVVDSDSGADLDQIADVSRALSAKLDETDAMGAGEYTLEVGTPGAERLLKERRHYERATGRLVRFQLTGGDELVARILKVGDDGLELEVPGVKGRKATARGLAFEDIDKARVQVEFNRKDDKDSDKSMKEEEEEA; translated from the coding sequence ATGAGCACCACCCAGAGCGAGAGGCTGCGAGAGCTCCTGGAACCGCTCGTCAGCTCCCAGGGCCTGGATCTCGAGGAGATCGCGGTCGACTCGGTGGGCCGCAAGCGTGTGCTGCGCGTCGTCGTCGACTCCGACTCGGGTGCCGACCTGGACCAGATCGCCGATGTGAGCCGCGCGCTCTCGGCGAAGCTCGACGAGACGGACGCGATGGGCGCGGGCGAGTACACCCTCGAGGTCGGCACGCCCGGTGCGGAACGCCTCCTCAAGGAACGCCGGCACTACGAACGCGCCACGGGACGGCTGGTGAGGTTCCAGCTGACCGGGGGCGACGAGCTGGTCGCCCGCATTCTGAAGGTCGGCGACGACGGTCTCGAACTCGAGGTGCCCGGTGTGAAGGGCCGCAAGGCCACCGCCCGCGGACTCGCCTTCGAGGACATCGACAAGGCCCGCGTCCAGGTGGAGTTCAACCGCAAGGACGACAAGGACAGCGACAAGAGCATGAAGGAAGAAGAGGAGGAGGCGTAG
- a CDS encoding ferritin-like domain-containing protein: MSGTNDEELRALQAALAAEHAAVYGYGVVGGRVREERRVEARAAYDAHRARRDALVRAVRDLGGRPEAAAAAYALPFPVPDPAAAVRLAAELEDRVAGVYSDLVRAAGAGQRRTAAEALREAAVRAVRWRGESVAFPGLAERAGTGTPSVSPTA, from the coding sequence GTGAGCGGGACGAACGACGAGGAACTGCGCGCGCTTCAGGCCGCGTTGGCGGCCGAGCACGCGGCGGTCTACGGCTACGGCGTGGTCGGCGGACGCGTCCGTGAGGAGCGGCGGGTGGAGGCCCGGGCGGCATACGACGCGCACCGGGCGCGACGCGACGCACTGGTGCGCGCGGTGCGCGACCTGGGCGGCAGGCCCGAGGCCGCGGCGGCGGCGTACGCGCTGCCCTTCCCGGTGCCGGACCCGGCCGCGGCGGTGCGGCTCGCCGCCGAGCTGGAGGACCGGGTGGCCGGCGTCTACTCCGACCTGGTGCGGGCGGCCGGGGCGGGGCAGCGGCGCACGGCCGCCGAGGCGCTTCGGGAGGCGGCGGTGCGCGCGGTGCGCTGGCGCGGCGAGAGCGTAGCCTTCCCTGGTCTCGCCGAGCGGGCCGGCACCGGCACGCCGTCGGTGTCGCCGACGGCGTAA
- a CDS encoding aminoglycoside phosphotransferase family protein translates to MAFEPPRRLARALGESAPAGDEWVEKLPEAVRQALAQRELTVERVQVPGGRSSLVVLVRRADGTPAVLKLAPPRARPESERAALAHWAGTGAVQLLDEASADGALLLERLHPDVSVRSLPEAKALLEAAGTLRRLWVEPPGGEDAHPFESVAGRTGRQAEAMRASADADAELAPLVDVALAARAELLAAPPEHRLLHGTFRQSKVLAAERMPWLAVGPDPVVGECAFDLARLVRDRVEDLIASPSGATTTRRRVKRLAESLELDQDRLRGWTLFRAVESGVRARRVGRAQDAELLLEFASWL, encoded by the coding sequence ATGGCTTTCGAACCGCCACGGCGTCTGGCGAGGGCACTCGGTGAGAGCGCACCGGCCGGTGACGAGTGGGTGGAGAAGCTGCCCGAGGCCGTCCGACAGGCCCTGGCGCAACGCGAGTTGACCGTCGAACGGGTCCAGGTGCCCGGCGGGCGCAGCAGTCTGGTGGTGCTCGTGCGACGAGCGGACGGAACGCCCGCCGTGCTCAAACTCGCCCCGCCCCGGGCCCGGCCGGAGAGCGAGCGGGCCGCACTCGCGCACTGGGCCGGCACCGGTGCCGTACAGCTGCTGGACGAGGCCTCGGCCGACGGTGCGCTGCTCCTTGAGCGGCTGCACCCGGATGTGTCGGTGCGGTCGCTGCCGGAGGCCAAGGCGCTGCTCGAGGCGGCCGGGACACTGCGCCGGCTGTGGGTGGAACCTCCCGGCGGAGAGGACGCCCATCCGTTCGAGAGCGTGGCCGGGCGGACCGGGCGGCAGGCCGAGGCGATGCGGGCGAGTGCCGACGCCGACGCCGAGCTGGCGCCGCTGGTGGACGTCGCACTCGCGGCGCGCGCGGAGCTGCTGGCCGCGCCGCCCGAGCACCGGCTGCTGCACGGCACGTTCCGGCAGAGCAAGGTGCTCGCCGCCGAGCGGATGCCGTGGCTGGCCGTGGGCCCCGATCCGGTCGTCGGTGAGTGCGCCTTCGACCTGGCCCGCCTGGTCCGCGACCGGGTCGAGGACCTCATCGCCTCACCGTCCGGGGCGACGACGACCCGGCGCCGGGTGAAGCGGCTCGCGGAGTCGCTGGAGCTGGACCAGGACCGGCTGCGCGGCTGGACGCTGTTCCGGGCGGTGGAGTCGGGGGTGCGGGCGCGCCGGGTGGGGCGGGCGCAGGACGCCGAGCTGCTGTTGGAGTTCGCGAGCTGGCTGTAG
- a CDS encoding WhiB family transcriptional regulator, producing the protein MSAGRSRGPTGAGEGADGGTRAWESSAACRHQDAELWFSRRSSSRAVAICADCPVLAHCRAAVLVRERGLPKCHRDGVIAGLTGPQRYALERQSDQSRQGPPAAPEEPRTPAGVPRGQPAPCGTRAAYQRHLRLREPVDEACRLANARSAGRYRRTGSTRGRKEAARGSDRPRGPAGTPSGPPRK; encoded by the coding sequence ATGAGCGCCGGTCGGTCGAGGGGGCCGACCGGGGCCGGGGAAGGGGCGGACGGGGGCACCCGGGCGTGGGAGTCGAGCGCCGCCTGCCGGCACCAGGACGCGGAGTTGTGGTTCTCCCGCCGGTCCTCGTCCCGTGCCGTTGCCATCTGCGCGGACTGTCCGGTGCTCGCTCACTGCCGGGCCGCCGTGCTCGTACGCGAGAGGGGACTGCCCAAGTGTCACCGCGACGGTGTCATCGCCGGCCTGACCGGACCTCAGCGTTACGCCCTGGAACGTCAGTCGGACCAGTCGCGGCAGGGGCCGCCCGCCGCTCCCGAGGAGCCGCGCACGCCGGCCGGAGTGCCCCGGGGGCAGCCCGCACCGTGCGGGACCCGGGCGGCCTACCAAAGGCATCTGCGCCTGCGGGAGCCCGTCGACGAGGCCTGCCGTCTCGCCAACGCGCGAAGCGCCGGCCGCTACCGCCGCACCGGCTCCACCCGTGGCCGCAAAGAAGCCGCCCGCGGCAGCGACCGCCCGCGGGGCCCGGCCGGGACACCCAGTGGTCCGCCCCGGAAGTGA
- a CDS encoding BN159_2729 family protein has product MNGNVPHAARVIRTVLATVRTEQAAAVAHALDSARLLVDPERSFGVVLYRTPDGGWSRTARPVTELERQALSWDTSCERARHVARAVERHLDSHPGPHDVRVEGDRLRVLLRVDGSAQWERWRSYFGIAVVGERTEPHTLTGEGERDGVGVTVVALSAPAAPPKVTTGEEKRPFRIGETLYDLALPQRDAYGGVWYFQGRRSSDGMPLMSLDGRPERCSLANVVAYLGTLSPVRADDDSPAPGPAGIPPAPPTPSAPPDTTDPAALPDVAVPSAVSRTHSAVSRTPSAVPGTPSAVPRTPPDVRGAWAMVDVSEAGVGADAPQPRAMPDPRPAPDPRNLRTIPSLPGPEREREPEPEPVSQSAPVEPTAPPPRPAWAEPFGPLVPSGPAAGPAGPA; this is encoded by the coding sequence GTGAACGGGAACGTCCCCCACGCCGCGCGCGTGATCCGCACGGTGCTGGCGACCGTCCGGACCGAACAGGCGGCGGCCGTCGCGCACGCGTTGGACTCGGCCCGTCTTCTCGTCGACCCCGAGCGTTCCTTCGGCGTGGTGCTGTACCGGACACCGGACGGCGGCTGGTCCCGCACCGCACGGCCGGTCACCGAACTGGAGCGGCAGGCACTGAGCTGGGACACCTCCTGCGAACGGGCGCGTCACGTCGCGCGCGCCGTCGAACGGCACCTGGACAGCCACCCCGGTCCGCACGACGTCCGCGTCGAGGGCGACCGGCTGCGGGTCCTGCTCCGCGTCGACGGCTCGGCCCAATGGGAGCGCTGGCGTTCGTACTTCGGCATCGCGGTCGTCGGAGAGCGGACCGAGCCCCACACACTGACGGGCGAGGGGGAACGCGACGGCGTCGGGGTGACGGTGGTGGCACTCAGCGCCCCCGCGGCACCGCCGAAGGTGACGACGGGAGAGGAGAAGCGTCCGTTCCGGATCGGCGAGACCCTGTACGACCTGGCCTTACCGCAGCGCGACGCGTACGGGGGTGTCTGGTACTTCCAGGGCCGTCGGAGCAGCGACGGCATGCCTCTGATGTCCCTGGACGGCCGGCCCGAGCGGTGCTCCCTGGCCAACGTGGTCGCATACCTGGGGACGTTGTCGCCGGTGAGGGCCGACGACGACAGCCCGGCCCCCGGTCCGGCGGGAATCCCACCGGCACCGCCCACGCCGTCGGCTCCGCCGGACACCACGGATCCGGCGGCACTGCCGGACGTGGCCGTGCCGAGCGCCGTATCGCGGACGCACAGCGCCGTATCGCGGACGCCGAGCGCCGTACCGGGGACACCGAGCGCCGTACCGCGGACACCGCCGGACGTGCGCGGAGCGTGGGCGATGGTGGACGTGTCGGAGGCGGGAGTGGGTGCGGACGCACCGCAACCGCGGGCGATGCCGGACCCGCGACCCGCCCCGGATCCGCGGAACCTGCGGACGATCCCGAGCCTGCCGGGCCCGGAACGAGAACGGGAACCCGAACCCGAACCGGTGTCGCAGTCGGCACCGGTGGAGCCGACGGCACCGCCGCCTCGGCCGGCCTGGGCGGAACCGTTCGGACCACTCGTACCGTCGGGACCGGCGGCCGGCCCGGCCGGGCCGGCCTGA
- a CDS encoding RNA polymerase sigma factor, which yields MSAPNNVMSAPDGPEPEVIARARAGDREAFATLYHEHYRLVHTFLLVRTRDRHLAEDLTQEVFTRALRRIDAFTWQGTAFAAWLITIAKNLHRDELGRGRTRLETTVADFPDPQVPGRGPESLALRELEAVEAHETVRTALHTLNAQQRHCVQLRFLDELTAQETALAMGRSVGAVKALTHRALLKLRWTAGTVAV from the coding sequence GTGTCCGCACCGAACAACGTCATGTCCGCACCGGACGGCCCGGAACCCGAGGTGATCGCCCGGGCCCGCGCGGGCGACCGGGAGGCGTTCGCCACCCTCTACCACGAGCACTACCGCCTCGTGCACACCTTTCTGCTCGTCCGCACACGCGACAGACACCTGGCCGAGGACCTGACCCAGGAGGTGTTCACCCGCGCGCTGCGGCGTATCGACGCGTTCACCTGGCAGGGCACGGCGTTCGCCGCCTGGCTCATCACCATCGCCAAGAACCTCCACCGGGACGAACTCGGCCGCGGCCGCACCCGGCTGGAGACCACCGTCGCCGACTTCCCGGACCCGCAGGTACCCGGCAGGGGCCCGGAGTCCCTCGCCCTGCGCGAACTGGAGGCCGTCGAGGCCCACGAGACGGTCCGCACCGCCCTGCACACGCTCAACGCCCAGCAACGCCACTGCGTACAACTGCGCTTCCTCGACGAACTGACGGCACAGGAGACAGCCCTGGCGATGGGCCGGAGCGTCGGCGCCGTCAAGGCGCTGACACACCGGGCGCTGCTGAAACTGCGCTGGACGGCCGGGACGGTGGCGGTGTGA
- a CDS encoding helix-turn-helix domain-containing protein gives MTNQESLPGDPEPGNDPAGQDVDLAILLERLLTQAPGRTQKDLASAAGISYPTLNAWMNRTRGTSRIDPEKLRAMVDVFRRWGVETTPREFFAAVGRPVPGPSGDEREARLLKLYRQLPEARQRALVQDAEAMLQVSRIT, from the coding sequence GTGACGAACCAGGAGAGCCTCCCAGGAGACCCAGAACCCGGCAATGATCCGGCGGGCCAGGACGTGGACCTGGCGATTCTGCTCGAACGCCTCCTCACGCAGGCTCCGGGAAGGACCCAGAAGGACCTCGCCTCGGCGGCCGGCATCTCGTACCCGACGCTGAACGCGTGGATGAACCGGACTCGCGGCACCTCACGCATCGACCCGGAGAAGTTGCGGGCCATGGTCGACGTGTTCCGGCGCTGGGGCGTGGAGACGACACCCAGGGAGTTCTTCGCGGCGGTCGGCCGTCCCGTACCCGGACCCAGCGGGGACGAGCGGGAGGCTCGGCTCCTCAAGCTGTACCGGCAATTGCCGGAGGCACGTCAGCGCGCGCTTGTGCAGGATGCCGAGGCGATGCTGCAGGTCAGCCGTATCACGTGA
- a CDS encoding ferredoxin — MSTARRIDIDWTACQGHGLCAELLPEHVTLDEWGYPLVDAAPVPAATVKRARRAAAGCPVLALSLIPGRVR, encoded by the coding sequence ATGAGCACAGCCCGGCGCATCGACATCGACTGGACCGCCTGCCAGGGACACGGCCTGTGCGCGGAACTCCTCCCCGAACACGTCACCCTCGACGAGTGGGGCTACCCGCTGGTCGACGCCGCCCCGGTGCCGGCCGCCACCGTGAAACGGGCCCGGCGGGCAGCTGCCGGTTGTCCGGTTCTCGCTCTGTCGCTGATACCCGGGCGGGTGCGCTGA
- a CDS encoding ferric reductase-like transmembrane domain-containing protein, which yields MTSETLWYANRATGAVCLVLFTVVVLLGIAVRLRGRLPGLPRFGTVSLHRTLSLSATAFLALHIAVAVIDGYVDITALDVLVPFRSAYQPLWLGLGTVALDLMLAVLVTSLLRERVGHRAWRAVHRLAYASWPVALVHGLGIGTDTGADWMTWLTVACVTAVAAAVGSRLAHSARAARRTPAAVLRTAEGARP from the coding sequence ATGACCTCCGAGACCCTCTGGTACGCCAACCGCGCCACCGGCGCCGTCTGCCTCGTCCTGTTCACTGTCGTCGTCCTGCTCGGCATCGCGGTCCGGCTGCGCGGCAGGCTCCCCGGCCTGCCCCGGTTCGGCACCGTCTCCCTGCACCGCACCCTGTCCCTGTCCGCCACCGCCTTCCTGGCCCTGCACATCGCGGTCGCGGTGATCGACGGCTACGTCGACATCACCGCCCTCGACGTCCTCGTCCCGTTCCGCTCCGCCTACCAGCCGCTCTGGCTCGGCCTCGGCACGGTCGCCCTCGACCTGATGCTGGCGGTCCTGGTCACCAGCCTCCTGCGGGAACGCGTCGGCCACCGCGCCTGGCGGGCGGTGCACCGGCTGGCGTACGCCTCCTGGCCGGTCGCGCTGGTCCACGGCCTCGGCATCGGCACGGACACCGGCGCCGACTGGATGACCTGGCTGACCGTCGCCTGCGTGACGGCCGTGGCCGCCGCCGTCGGCAGCCGGCTCGCGCACTCCGCCCGCGCCGCCCGGCGCACCCCCGCCGCCGTTCTCCGAACCGCCGAAGGAGCCCGACCGTGA
- a CDS encoding FAD:protein FMN transferase, which translates to MTATASARTTAAADWRALGTGVRLVVTDPALLNSCNLLLARHLAEVDAACSRFRADSELAALDDAGGRPVRVSPLLAEALGVALRAAEATDGAVDPTVGSAMDAIGYDRDFTLVREDDRPVRLTLRRAPGWRRVTLDPGTGTVAVPAGIRLDLGATAKAWAADRAAARLAETAGCGVLVSLGGDTAVAGEAPAGGWRIRVQDVTGPVGVTPAQGPYAMVGLSGGGLATSGTAARNWRRGGRQLHHIVDPRTGLPVRSPWRTVSVAAATCADANAASTGALVKGAGAERWLTGLGLPARLVAQDGTVLTTPGWPGSAPDRAAAA; encoded by the coding sequence ATGACGGCCACCGCCTCCGCGCGCACCACGGCCGCCGCCGACTGGCGTGCCCTCGGCACCGGCGTCCGGCTCGTCGTCACCGACCCGGCGCTGCTGAACTCCTGCAACCTGCTCCTGGCCCGGCACCTGGCCGAGGTCGACGCGGCCTGCAGCCGCTTTCGTGCCGACTCCGAGCTGGCCGCGCTCGACGACGCGGGGGGCCGGCCGGTCCGGGTCAGCCCCCTGCTCGCCGAGGCGCTGGGCGTCGCGCTGCGCGCCGCCGAGGCGACGGACGGGGCGGTCGACCCGACGGTCGGCTCGGCGATGGACGCCATCGGCTACGACCGCGACTTCACCCTCGTCCGCGAAGACGACCGGCCGGTACGGCTGACCTTGCGGCGCGCTCCCGGCTGGCGCCGGGTGACGCTGGACCCCGGCACCGGGACGGTCGCCGTCCCGGCCGGCATCCGCCTGGACCTGGGAGCCACGGCCAAGGCATGGGCCGCCGACCGAGCCGCCGCGCGGCTCGCCGAGACGGCCGGCTGCGGGGTCCTGGTGAGTCTGGGCGGTGACACCGCCGTCGCGGGCGAGGCCCCGGCGGGCGGCTGGCGGATCCGCGTCCAGGACGTCACGGGCCCGGTCGGGGTCACGCCCGCGCAGGGCCCGTACGCCATGGTCGGCCTGAGCGGCGGCGGGCTCGCCACCTCCGGCACGGCGGCGCGCAACTGGCGTCGCGGCGGGCGGCAGTTGCACCACATCGTCGACCCCCGCACCGGACTGCCCGTCCGCAGCCCCTGGCGAACCGTCTCGGTCGCCGCCGCGACCTGCGCCGACGCCAACGCGGCGAGCACCGGGGCCCTGGTGAAGGGCGCGGGCGCGGAGCGGTGGCTCACCGGACTGGGGCTGCCGGCGCGGCTGGTGGCCCAGGACGGGACCGTCCTCACCACCCCGGGCTGGCCGGGGTCCGCGCCGGACCGGGCGGCGGCGGCATGA